A genomic segment from Streptomyces antibioticus encodes:
- the ctaD gene encoding aa3-type cytochrome oxidase subunit I translates to MRTDTAAATAPPAPAGRRPRGRVVVDWLTTTDHKKIGHLYLITSFGFFLIGGAMALLMRAELARPGLQIVTNEQFNQLFTMHGTIMLLLFATPSFAGFANELMPLQIGAPDVAFPRLNMLSYWLFLFGGLIVLGSLLTPGGAASFGWFAYAPLNSAQYSPGVGPDLWIMGLALAGFGTILGAVNFITTIIGMRAPGMTMFRMPIFVWNTLFTSILILMAFPVLAAALLVLEADRRFGAQVFDAASGGALLWQHLFWFFGHPEVYIIALPFFGIITEIIPVFCRKPIFGYLTLVGATMTITGLSIVVWAHHMFVTGAVLLPYFSLMSFLIAVPTGVKFFNWTGTMIKGSISFETPMLWATGFLVTFLFGGLTGVILASPPMDFHVSDSYFVVAHFHYVVFGTVVFAVFGGFHFWWPKFTGKLLDERLGKVHFWTLFVGFHLTFLVQHWLGAEGMPRRYADYLAADGFTALNTVSTIGAFLLGVSTLPFLYNVWKTARYGRKVEVDDPWGYGRSLEWATSCPPPRHNFTALPKIRSESPAFDLRYPEFAAQIPQPEPKKHQAGPTT, encoded by the coding sequence ATGCGGACGGACACCGCGGCGGCGACCGCCCCACCCGCACCGGCCGGACGCCGGCCCCGGGGCCGGGTGGTCGTCGACTGGCTGACCACCACCGACCACAAGAAGATCGGCCATCTCTACCTGATCACGTCGTTCGGGTTCTTCCTGATCGGCGGTGCGATGGCCCTGCTGATGCGGGCCGAGCTGGCCCGCCCCGGCCTCCAGATCGTGACCAACGAGCAGTTCAACCAGCTCTTCACGATGCACGGCACGATCATGCTGCTGCTGTTCGCGACCCCGTCCTTCGCGGGCTTCGCCAACGAGCTGATGCCGCTCCAGATCGGCGCCCCTGACGTCGCCTTCCCCCGGCTGAACATGCTCTCGTACTGGCTGTTCCTCTTCGGCGGGCTCATCGTGCTCGGCTCGCTGCTGACCCCGGGCGGCGCGGCGTCGTTCGGCTGGTTCGCCTACGCGCCGCTCAACAGCGCGCAGTACTCACCCGGGGTCGGCCCCGATCTGTGGATCATGGGGCTCGCGCTGGCCGGGTTCGGCACGATCCTCGGCGCGGTCAACTTCATCACCACGATCATCGGGATGCGCGCCCCCGGGATGACCATGTTCCGGATGCCGATCTTCGTCTGGAACACGCTCTTCACGTCGATCCTGATCCTGATGGCGTTCCCGGTGCTGGCGGCCGCGCTGCTGGTGCTGGAGGCGGACCGGCGGTTCGGCGCCCAGGTGTTCGACGCGGCGAGCGGCGGGGCGCTGCTGTGGCAGCACCTGTTCTGGTTCTTCGGGCATCCCGAGGTCTACATCATCGCGCTGCCGTTCTTCGGGATCATCACCGAGATCATCCCGGTCTTCTGCCGCAAGCCGATCTTCGGCTACCTCACGCTGGTCGGCGCGACGATGACGATCACCGGACTGTCGATCGTCGTGTGGGCGCACCACATGTTCGTCACGGGCGCGGTGCTGCTGCCGTACTTCTCCCTGATGAGCTTTCTGATCGCGGTGCCCACGGGCGTGAAGTTCTTCAACTGGACCGGCACCATGATCAAGGGCTCGATCTCCTTCGAGACCCCGATGCTGTGGGCGACGGGCTTCCTGGTGACGTTCCTGTTCGGCGGTCTGACCGGGGTGATCCTGGCGTCGCCGCCGATGGACTTCCACGTCTCCGACTCGTACTTCGTGGTCGCCCACTTCCACTACGTCGTCTTCGGCACGGTCGTCTTCGCGGTCTTCGGCGGTTTCCACTTCTGGTGGCCCAAGTTCACCGGGAAGCTGCTGGACGAACGGCTCGGCAAGGTCCACTTCTGGACGCTGTTCGTCGGCTTCCACCTCACGTTCCTGGTGCAGCACTGGCTGGGCGCCGAGGGCATGCCGCGCCGGTACGCCGACTATCTCGCCGCCGACGGCTTCACCGCGCTCAACACGGTCTCCACGATCGGCGCGTTCCTGCTCGGCGTCTCCACCCTGCCGTTCCTCTACAACGTCTGGAAGACCGCCCGCTACGGCCGGAAGGTCGAGGTGGACGACCCCTGGGGCTACGGCCGTTCGCTGGAGTGGGCGACCTCCTGCCCGCCGCCGCGGCACAACTTCACCGCGCTGCCCAAGATCCGCTCGGAGTCCCCCGCGTTCGACCTGCGCTACCCGGAGTTCGCGGCGCAGATCCCGCAGCCCGAGCCGAAGAAGCACCAGGCGGGTCCGACGACCTGA
- a CDS encoding transglycosylase family protein, with amino-acid sequence MSECADTTRESTRETTRATGSTARTTAVLAGAALLAPLGLLAATGNAAAADSGVWDRIAQCESGGNWHINTGNGYYGGLQFSASTWRAYGGTAYAPTADKAGKAQQIAVATKVQKSQGWGAWPTCSARAGATGSAPASGASTASKPSNASKAQKSQKPQKSQSSKPAQRSAPSKAPERTTGNTSRGASRGDYTVRAGDTLSIIAARHGTTWQRLYAANKAVIGGDPDLIMPGQRLAL; translated from the coding sequence ATGTCCGAATGTGCCGATACCACCCGCGAAAGCACCCGCGAGACCACGCGCGCCACCGGAAGCACGGCGCGTACGACGGCGGTCCTGGCCGGGGCGGCGCTGCTCGCCCCCCTCGGACTGCTGGCCGCCACCGGCAACGCCGCGGCGGCCGACAGCGGGGTGTGGGACCGCATCGCCCAGTGCGAGAGCGGCGGCAACTGGCACATCAACACCGGCAACGGGTACTACGGCGGGCTCCAGTTCTCCGCCTCGACCTGGCGCGCGTACGGCGGCACCGCGTACGCGCCGACCGCCGACAAGGCCGGCAAGGCGCAGCAGATCGCTGTCGCCACGAAGGTCCAGAAGTCCCAGGGGTGGGGCGCGTGGCCGACCTGCTCGGCACGGGCCGGAGCGACCGGCAGCGCACCGGCGTCCGGAGCCTCGACCGCGTCGAAGCCGTCGAACGCGTCCAAGGCACAGAAGTCGCAGAAGCCGCAGAAGTCGCAGTCGTCCAAGCCGGCTCAGCGGTCCGCGCCGTCGAAGGCGCCCGAGCGGACCACCGGGAACACCTCCCGGGGCGCCTCGCGCGGTGACTACACCGTCCGCGCCGGCGACACCCTCAGCATCATCGCGGCCCGGCACGGGACCACCTGGCAGCGCCTGTACGCCGCCAACAAGGCCGTCATCGGCGGCGACCCCGACCTGATCATGCCCGGCCAGCGCCTCGCACTCTGA
- the der gene encoding ribosome biogenesis GTPase Der, producing MNDDHHSEGSAEHDHGALGDAEYAEFMELAAEEGFDVEDVEGAIEEAGHGPLPVLAVVGRPNVGKSTLVNRIIGRREAVVEDKPGVTRDRVTYEAEWAGRRFKVVDTGGWEQDVLGIDASVAAQAEFAIEAADAVVFVVDAKVGATDTDEAVVRLLRKAGKPVVLAANKVDGPSGEADAAYLWSLGLGEPHPVSALHGRGTGDMLDAVLDVLPDAPAQTFGTAVGGPRRIALIGRPNVGKSSLLNKVAGEERVVVNEIAGTTRDPVDEMIELGGVTWKFVDTAGIRKRVHLQQGADYYASLRTAAAVEKAEVAVILIDATEPISVQDQRIVTMAVEAGRAMVIAYNKWDNLDEERRYYLEREIETEFGQVAWAPRVNVSARTGRHMEKLVPAIETALAGWETRVPTGRLNAFLGELVAAHPHPIRGGKQPRILFGTQAGTKPPRFVLFASGFIEAGYRRFIERRLREEFGFEGTPIHISVRVREKRGKKK from the coding sequence ATGAACGACGACCACCACTCCGAGGGCTCGGCCGAGCACGACCACGGAGCGCTTGGCGACGCCGAGTACGCGGAGTTCATGGAGCTCGCCGCGGAAGAGGGCTTCGACGTCGAGGACGTCGAGGGCGCCATCGAGGAGGCCGGTCACGGCCCGCTCCCGGTGCTCGCGGTCGTCGGCCGGCCCAACGTCGGCAAGTCGACCCTGGTCAACCGGATCATCGGCCGCCGTGAGGCGGTCGTCGAGGACAAGCCGGGCGTCACCCGCGACCGCGTCACCTACGAGGCCGAGTGGGCGGGCCGCCGCTTCAAGGTCGTCGACACCGGCGGCTGGGAGCAGGACGTCCTCGGCATCGACGCGTCCGTGGCCGCCCAGGCCGAGTTCGCGATCGAGGCCGCCGACGCGGTCGTCTTCGTCGTGGACGCCAAGGTCGGCGCCACCGACACCGACGAGGCGGTCGTACGGCTGCTGCGCAAGGCCGGCAAGCCCGTCGTGCTGGCCGCCAACAAGGTCGACGGCCCGAGCGGCGAGGCCGACGCGGCCTATCTGTGGTCCCTGGGCCTCGGCGAGCCGCACCCGGTCTCCGCGCTGCACGGCCGCGGCACCGGCGACATGCTGGACGCCGTCCTGGACGTGCTGCCGGACGCCCCCGCGCAGACCTTCGGCACCGCGGTCGGCGGCCCGCGCCGGATCGCCCTCATCGGCCGCCCGAACGTCGGCAAGTCCTCGCTGCTCAACAAGGTGGCGGGCGAGGAGCGCGTCGTCGTCAACGAGATCGCCGGCACCACCCGCGACCCGGTCGACGAGATGATCGAACTCGGCGGCGTCACCTGGAAGTTCGTCGACACCGCCGGTATCCGCAAGCGGGTCCACCTCCAGCAGGGCGCCGACTACTACGCCTCGCTGCGCACCGCGGCCGCCGTCGAGAAGGCCGAGGTGGCGGTCATCCTGATCGACGCCACCGAGCCCATCTCCGTGCAGGACCAGCGGATCGTCACGATGGCCGTCGAGGCGGGCCGCGCGATGGTCATCGCCTACAACAAGTGGGACAACCTCGACGAGGAGCGCCGCTACTACCTGGAGCGGGAGATCGAGACCGAGTTCGGCCAGGTCGCCTGGGCGCCCCGGGTGAACGTCTCGGCGCGCACCGGCCGCCACATGGAGAAGCTGGTCCCGGCGATCGAGACCGCCCTGGCCGGCTGGGAGACCCGGGTGCCGACGGGCCGGCTCAACGCCTTCCTCGGCGAGCTGGTCGCCGCCCACCCGCACCCGATCCGGGGCGGCAAGCAGCCGCGCATCCTCTTCGGCACCCAGGCCGGCACCAAGCCGCCGCGGTTCGTGCTCTTCGCCTCCGGCTTCATCGAGGCGGGCTACCGGCGCTTCATCGAGCGCCGGCTGCGCGAGGAGTTCGGCTTCGAGGGCACCCCGATCCACATCTCGGTGCGGGTGCGCGAGAAGCGCGGCAAGAAGAAGTAG
- a CDS encoding lysophospholipid acyltransferase family protein translates to MSELPPSVKGAEVGRRIGVGLMYGLWKPRVLGSWRVPATGPVIFAVNHSHNIDGPMVMGVAPRPTHFLIKKEAFIGPLDPFLTGIGQLKVDRHSADRTAITRALGVLENGGVLGIFPEGTRGEGDFAALRAGLAYFAVRSGAPIVPVAVLGSSERRGRLIKALPPLRSRVDVVFGDPFEAGDGSGRRTRKALDEATERIQKQLAAHLENARRLTGR, encoded by the coding sequence GTGAGCGAGCTGCCGCCCTCCGTCAAGGGCGCCGAGGTCGGCAGACGCATCGGCGTCGGCCTGATGTACGGGCTGTGGAAGCCGCGGGTGCTGGGCTCCTGGCGGGTGCCCGCCACCGGCCCGGTGATCTTCGCCGTCAACCACTCCCACAACATCGACGGCCCGATGGTCATGGGCGTGGCGCCCCGGCCGACGCACTTCCTGATCAAGAAGGAGGCGTTCATCGGCCCGCTCGACCCGTTCCTGACCGGCATCGGCCAGCTCAAGGTCGACCGGCACAGCGCCGACCGCACCGCGATCACCCGCGCGCTGGGCGTGCTGGAGAACGGCGGGGTGCTCGGCATCTTCCCGGAGGGCACCCGGGGCGAGGGCGACTTCGCCGCCCTGCGCGCGGGCCTCGCCTACTTCGCGGTGCGCAGCGGCGCCCCGATCGTCCCCGTCGCCGTCCTGGGAAGTTCCGAGCGGCGCGGACGGTTGATCAAGGCGCTGCCCCCGCTGCGCTCCCGGGTCGACGTCGTCTTCGGCGACCCCTTCGAGGCGGGCGACGGCAGCGGCCGGCGGACCCGCAAGGCGCTGGACGAGGCGACCGAGCGCATCCAGAAGCAGCTCGCCGCCCATCTGGAAAACGCCAGGCGCCTGACCGGCCGCTGA
- the cmk gene encoding (d)CMP kinase, whose protein sequence is MENGAAQPVIVAIDGPSGTGKSSTSKAVAAQLGLSYLDTGAQYRAITWWMVTNGIDIEDPTAIAAVAGKPEIVSGTDPAGPTITVDGVDVAGPIRTQEVTSQVSAVSAVPEVRTRITELQRSLATAAERGIVVEGRDIGTTVLPDADLKIFLTASPEARAARRSGELKGADVQSTREALIKRDAADSSRKTSPLAKADDAVEVDTTELTLAQVIECVVTLVEEKRAAK, encoded by the coding sequence GTGGAAAACGGCGCCGCCCAGCCCGTGATTGTCGCCATCGACGGCCCCTCGGGCACGGGCAAGTCGAGCACGTCCAAGGCCGTGGCCGCCCAGCTCGGGCTGAGCTACCTGGACACCGGCGCCCAGTACCGCGCGATCACCTGGTGGATGGTGACCAACGGCATCGACATCGAGGACCCCACCGCGATCGCCGCCGTCGCCGGCAAGCCGGAGATCGTCTCCGGCACCGACCCGGCCGGGCCCACGATCACCGTCGACGGCGTCGACGTGGCCGGCCCGATCCGCACCCAGGAGGTCACCTCGCAGGTCAGCGCGGTCAGCGCGGTCCCCGAGGTGCGCACCCGGATCACCGAGCTGCAGCGCTCGCTGGCCACCGCCGCCGAGCGCGGCATAGTCGTCGAGGGCCGCGACATCGGCACCACCGTGCTGCCCGACGCCGATCTGAAGATCTTCCTCACCGCCTCCCCGGAGGCCCGCGCCGCCCGCCGCAGCGGTGAGCTGAAGGGCGCGGACGTGCAGTCCACCCGCGAGGCCCTGATCAAGCGGGACGCGGCCGACTCCTCCCGCAAGACCTCCCCGCTCGCCAAGGCGGACGACGCCGTCGAGGTGGACACCACCGAGCTGACGCTGGCCCAGGTCATCGAGTGCGTCGTCACCCTCGTCGAGGAGAAGCGGGCCGCGAAGTGA
- a CDS encoding prephenate dehydrogenase — MRTALVIGTGLIGTSAALALAQRGVVVHLEDHDPEQARTAAALGAGTDEAPAGPVDLAVIAAPPAHVAAVLADAMRRGVARGYLDVASVKGGPRRELEALGLDLSAYLGTHPMSGREKSGPLAATGDLFEGRPWVLTPTRDTDTEVLNLALELVSHCRAVPVVMDADAHDRAVALVSHMPHLVSSLVAARLENAEEAAVRLCGQGIRDVTRIAASDPRMWIDILSANPGPVADLLTDVAADLDETVRALRALQSADDVKRREGTSGIEDVLRRGNAGQVRVPGKHGAAPRVYEVVAVLIDDQPGQLARIFADAGRAGVNIEDVRIEHATGQQAGLVQLMVEPKSAPTLSASLRERGWAIRQ, encoded by the coding sequence GTGAGGACCGCGCTCGTCATCGGAACCGGGCTCATCGGCACGTCCGCCGCCCTGGCCCTGGCCCAGCGGGGCGTCGTCGTCCATCTGGAGGACCACGACCCTGAGCAGGCCCGTACGGCCGCCGCGCTGGGCGCCGGCACGGACGAGGCGCCGGCCGGGCCGGTCGACCTCGCGGTGATCGCCGCGCCGCCGGCCCATGTGGCGGCCGTCCTCGCCGACGCGATGCGCCGGGGGGTGGCCCGCGGCTACCTCGACGTGGCCAGCGTCAAGGGCGGGCCGCGCCGGGAGCTGGAGGCGCTCGGCCTGGACCTGTCGGCGTACCTCGGCACCCATCCGATGTCCGGCCGGGAGAAGTCCGGGCCGCTGGCCGCGACCGGTGACCTCTTCGAGGGCCGCCCCTGGGTGCTCACCCCGACCCGGGACACCGACACCGAGGTGCTCAACCTCGCGCTGGAGCTGGTCTCGCACTGCCGGGCCGTGCCGGTCGTCATGGACGCCGACGCCCACGACCGCGCCGTCGCCCTGGTCTCCCACATGCCCCACCTGGTGTCCAGCCTGGTCGCGGCGCGCCTGGAGAACGCCGAGGAGGCCGCCGTACGGCTGTGCGGGCAGGGCATCCGGGACGTCACTCGGATCGCCGCGTCCGACCCCCGGATGTGGATCGACATCCTCTCCGCGAACCCCGGGCCGGTCGCCGACCTGCTCACCGATGTCGCCGCCGACCTGGACGAGACCGTGCGCGCGCTGCGGGCCCTCCAGTCCGCCGACGACGTCAAACGGCGCGAGGGCACGAGCGGCATCGAGGACGTGCTGCGGCGCGGCAACGCCGGCCAGGTCCGGGTCCCGGGCAAGCACGGGGCGGCACCGCGCGTGTACGAGGTCGTCGCGGTGCTCATCGACGACCAGCCGGGCCAGCTCGCCCGCATCTTCGCGGACGCCGGCCGGGCGGGCGTCAACATCGAGGACGTCCGCATCGAACACGCCACGGGCCAGCAGGCGGGCCTGGTCCAACTCATGGTCGAACCAAAGTCGGCCCCGACCTTGTCGGCGTCCTTGCGGGAGCGGGGTTGGGCGATCCGCCAGTAG
- the aroH gene encoding chorismate mutase, translating into MAVRAVRGAVQLERDEAGHMDEQVGALLTAVLERNSLGVDDLISIWFTATPDLHSDFPAAAARKLGIVDVPLICAQELDIAGAMPRVVRILAHVESDRTRAEISHVYLGAAAALRKDIAQ; encoded by the coding sequence GTGGCGGTACGAGCGGTCCGGGGAGCCGTCCAACTCGAACGCGACGAGGCCGGGCACATGGACGAGCAGGTCGGAGCGCTGCTCACCGCGGTCCTGGAGCGGAACTCCCTCGGTGTGGACGACCTGATCAGCATCTGGTTCACGGCCACGCCGGATCTGCACAGCGACTTCCCGGCGGCCGCCGCCCGCAAGCTGGGCATCGTCGACGTCCCGCTGATCTGCGCGCAGGAACTCGACATCGCCGGTGCCATGCCGCGGGTGGTGCGGATCCTCGCGCACGTCGAGTCCGACCGGACCCGCGCCGAGATCAGCCATGTCTACCTCGGTGCCGCGGCCGCCCTGCGCAAGGACATCGCCCAGTGA
- a CDS encoding Rieske (2Fe-2S) protein, producing MTLDATRRTVLLATGGATAALVAGCGDGDSGGSGQDQDSGAASASAGQVLARTSEIPVGGGKIFTAEKIVVTQPAKDDFKAFSAVCTHAGCTVAAVADGTINCPCHKSEFRIADGSVVAGPAPSPLPAREITVADGSITLA from the coding sequence ATGACCCTCGACGCGACCCGGCGCACGGTTCTCCTCGCGACGGGCGGCGCGACCGCGGCGCTCGTCGCGGGGTGCGGCGACGGCGACTCCGGCGGCTCCGGCCAGGACCAGGACTCGGGCGCCGCGAGCGCCTCCGCCGGCCAGGTGCTGGCGCGGACGTCGGAGATCCCGGTCGGCGGCGGCAAGATCTTCACGGCCGAGAAGATCGTCGTCACCCAGCCCGCGAAGGACGACTTCAAGGCGTTCTCGGCCGTCTGCACCCACGCGGGCTGCACGGTCGCCGCGGTGGCCGACGGCACGATCAACTGCCCTTGTCACAAGAGCGAGTTCCGGATCGCCGACGGCTCGGTGGTGGCCGGTCCGGCGCCGAGTCCGCTGCCGGCCAGGGAGATCACCGTCGCGGACGGCTCGATCACGCTGGCCTGA
- a CDS encoding ADP-ribosylglycohydrolase family protein: protein MTVTTDTGERATGSLIGLALGDALGFPTEFNDVPQILAKCGPWREMELPARAVVSDDTQMTLAVGRALRTAMDRGLLVPSRLVRPLREEFVDWYQSPENNRAPGRTCLTACNLLKDERLAWQDASQIGSKGCGANMRVAPVGLAPGLGDEQRAGAAQLQSALTHGHPTALAASDLTAHAVRLLAQGTAPSALVGLLRTYALDNRRVYHERWLGDLWTRAHDPSAEHFVARGWDECLGVLDRLEAALRAPDPESDPCLATGEGWIAEEAMATGLLCFLLFPDEPVTALRRAACSSGDSDSLACLAGAFAGAYAGAGAWPRAWADRIEYHGELVTLGALWDQ, encoded by the coding sequence ATGACCGTCACGACCGACACCGGCGAACGCGCCACCGGATCCCTGATCGGGCTGGCCCTGGGGGACGCACTGGGGTTCCCTACGGAGTTCAACGACGTCCCGCAGATCCTCGCCAAGTGCGGGCCCTGGCGGGAGATGGAGCTGCCGGCGCGCGCCGTCGTCTCCGACGACACCCAGATGACGCTCGCGGTGGGGCGGGCCCTGCGCACCGCCATGGACCGGGGGCTGCTCGTGCCCTCGCGCCTCGTGCGGCCGCTGCGCGAGGAGTTCGTGGACTGGTACCAGTCACCGGAGAACAACCGCGCACCGGGCCGCACCTGCCTGACCGCGTGCAACCTGCTCAAGGACGAGCGGCTGGCCTGGCAGGACGCCAGCCAGATCGGCTCCAAGGGCTGCGGCGCCAACATGCGCGTCGCCCCCGTCGGCCTGGCGCCCGGACTCGGCGACGAGCAGCGGGCCGGGGCCGCCCAGCTCCAGTCCGCCCTCACCCACGGACACCCCACCGCGCTCGCCGCCTCCGACCTCACCGCCCACGCCGTACGGCTGCTCGCGCAGGGCACCGCGCCGTCCGCGCTGGTCGGGCTGCTGCGCACGTACGCGCTGGACAACCGCCGCGTCTACCACGAGCGCTGGCTCGGCGACCTGTGGACCCGCGCGCACGACCCGAGCGCGGAGCACTTCGTCGCGCGCGGCTGGGACGAGTGCCTCGGGGTGCTGGACCGGCTGGAGGCGGCGCTGCGCGCGCCCGATCCGGAGAGCGACCCCTGCCTCGCCACGGGGGAGGGGTGGATCGCGGAGGAGGCCATGGCCACCGGGCTGCTGTGCTTCCTGCTCTTCCCCGACGAGCCGGTCACCGCGCTGCGCCGGGCCGCCTGCTCCTCGGGCGACTCCGACTCCCTCGCCTGCCTGGCCGGCGCCTTCGCGGGCGCGTACGCCGGTGCCGGGGCATGGCCGAGGGCGTGGGCCGACCGGATCGAGTACCACGGGGAACTGGTGACGCTCGGGGCGCTCTGGGACCAGTGA
- a CDS encoding NUDIX hydrolase yields MEGYDKYAHEPFAVTVDLAVLTLRAGVLHVLLVERGQEPYAGQWALPGGFVLPDESAESAARRELAEETGLADVSGLHLEQLRTYSEPGRDPRMRVVSVAFAALLPHGPEPVGGGDAAQARWLPYDSAGPLAFDHDRILADAHDRVGAKLEYTCLATAFCPPEFTLGELQRVYETVWGTALDRPNFRRKVLATPGFVEPVPGGTARLTGGRGKPAALYRAGTATALHPPLLRPPREGHPA; encoded by the coding sequence ATGGAGGGCTACGACAAGTACGCCCACGAGCCCTTCGCCGTCACCGTCGACCTCGCCGTGCTCACCCTGCGCGCGGGCGTGCTGCACGTGCTGCTCGTCGAGCGGGGGCAGGAGCCGTACGCCGGACAGTGGGCGCTGCCCGGGGGCTTCGTGCTGCCCGACGAGTCCGCCGAGAGCGCCGCCCGGCGGGAACTCGCCGAGGAGACCGGCCTCGCCGACGTCTCCGGGCTGCACCTGGAGCAACTGCGCACCTATAGCGAGCCCGGCCGCGACCCCCGGATGCGGGTCGTCTCCGTCGCCTTCGCCGCGCTGCTGCCGCACGGCCCCGAACCGGTCGGCGGCGGCGACGCGGCCCAGGCCCGCTGGCTGCCGTACGACAGCGCGGGGCCGCTCGCCTTCGACCACGACCGGATCCTGGCGGACGCCCACGACCGGGTCGGCGCCAAGCTGGAGTACACCTGCCTCGCCACCGCCTTCTGCCCGCCCGAGTTCACCCTCGGCGAGCTCCAGCGGGTCTACGAGACCGTGTGGGGGACGGCGCTCGACCGCCCCAACTTCCGCCGCAAGGTCCTCGCCACCCCGGGCTTCGTCGAACCCGTCCCCGGCGGCACCGCCCGGCTCACCGGCGGCCGCGGCAAACCCGCCGCCCTCTACCGCGCGGGCACCGCCACCGCGCTCCACCCGCCCCTGCTCCGCCCGCCCCGGGAAGGACACCCCGCATGA
- a CDS encoding pseudouridine synthase: MRSSGSGSGSGSGKSGGRGNYRGAGNGRDQKQGQGQGRPRKPRPEERRYDVGPGASPDGPKSGRGGSARGGAKGGPKQSQGGGRGRTAPARSREFDTRAEERNRERYAGKKDVKLPKTFPGAEQEGERLQKVLARAGYGSRRACEELIEQARVEVNGEIVLEQGKRVDPERDEVKVDGLTVATQSYQFFSLNKPAGVVSTMEDPEGRQCLGDYVTNRETRLFHVGRLDTETEGVILLTNHGELAHRLTHPKYGVKKTYLAHIVGPIPRDLGKQLKDGIQLEDGYARADHFRVVEQTGKNYLVEVTLHEGRKHIVRRMLAEAGFPVDKLVRVAFGPITLGDQKSGWLRRLSNTEVGMLMKEVDL; this comes from the coding sequence ATGCGAAGCAGTGGCAGCGGTAGCGGAAGCGGTAGTGGTAAGAGCGGTGGGCGCGGTAACTACCGCGGGGCCGGGAACGGCAGGGACCAGAAGCAGGGCCAGGGTCAGGGCCGTCCCCGCAAGCCCCGTCCGGAGGAGCGCCGCTACGACGTGGGCCCCGGCGCGTCCCCGGACGGCCCCAAGTCCGGCCGCGGCGGCTCCGCGCGCGGTGGCGCCAAGGGCGGCCCCAAGCAGTCCCAGGGCGGCGGGCGCGGCCGTACCGCCCCCGCGCGCTCCCGTGAGTTCGACACCCGGGCCGAGGAGCGCAACCGCGAGCGGTACGCCGGCAAGAAGGACGTGAAGCTGCCCAAGACGTTCCCCGGCGCCGAGCAGGAGGGCGAGCGGCTGCAGAAGGTCCTGGCCCGCGCGGGCTACGGCTCCCGGCGCGCCTGCGAGGAGCTGATCGAGCAGGCCAGGGTCGAGGTCAACGGCGAGATCGTCCTGGAGCAGGGCAAGCGGGTCGACCCCGAGCGCGACGAGGTCAAGGTCGACGGCCTGACCGTCGCCACGCAGTCGTACCAGTTCTTCTCGCTGAACAAGCCCGCCGGTGTCGTCTCGACGATGGAGGACCCCGAGGGCCGGCAGTGCCTCGGGGACTACGTCACCAACCGCGAGACCCGGCTCTTCCACGTCGGCCGGCTCGACACCGAGACCGAGGGCGTCATCCTGCTCACCAACCACGGCGAGCTGGCCCACCGTCTCACGCACCCCAAGTACGGCGTGAAGAAGACCTACCTCGCGCACATCGTCGGCCCGATCCCGCGCGACCTGGGCAAGCAGCTCAAGGACGGCATCCAGCTCGAGGACGGCTACGCGCGCGCGGACCACTTCCGCGTCGTCGAGCAGACCGGCAAGAACTACCTCGTCGAGGTCACCCTCCACGAGGGCCGCAAGCACATCGTGCGCCGGATGCTGGCCGAGGCCGGCTTCCCGGTCGACAAGCTGGTGCGGGTCGCCTTCGGTCCGATCACCCTGGGCGACCAGAAGTCGGGCTGGCTGCGGCGGCTGTCCAACACGGAGGTCGGCATGCTGATGAAGGAGGTCGACCTCTAG
- the scpB gene encoding SMC-Scp complex subunit ScpB has protein sequence MSSSEETVAALDLKPALEAVLMVVDEPATEEHLAKILERPRRQIGDALRELADEYTAQGRGFELRFVAGGWRFYTRAGYARAVERFVLDGQQARLTQAALETLAVVAYRQPVSRSRVSAVRGVNCDGVMRTLLQRGLVEEAGTEPESGAILYRTTNYFLERMGLRGLDELPELAPFLPEAEAIEAETQEAVPSFDPDAPDEDDGPGATMPNTTTTEL, from the coding sequence GTGAGCAGCAGTGAGGAGACCGTCGCCGCGCTCGATCTCAAGCCCGCCCTCGAAGCCGTTCTCATGGTCGTGGACGAACCCGCGACCGAGGAGCACCTCGCGAAGATCCTGGAGCGGCCCCGGCGCCAGATCGGGGACGCGCTGCGGGAACTGGCCGACGAGTACACCGCACAGGGCCGCGGCTTCGAGCTGCGGTTCGTCGCCGGGGGCTGGCGTTTCTACACCCGCGCCGGGTACGCGCGTGCCGTCGAGCGGTTCGTGCTGGACGGGCAGCAGGCCCGGCTCACCCAGGCGGCCCTGGAGACGCTGGCCGTCGTCGCCTACCGGCAGCCGGTCAGCCGCAGCAGGGTCTCGGCGGTGCGCGGAGTCAACTGCGACGGGGTCATGCGCACCCTGCTCCAGCGCGGACTGGTCGAGGAGGCGGGCACGGAACCCGAATCAGGTGCGATCCTGTACAGGACGACGAACTACTTCCTGGAGCGGATGGGCCTGCGCGGTCTGGACGAGCTCCCGGAGCTCGCGCCCTTCCTCCCGGAGGCGGAGGCGATCGAGGCCGAGACCCAGGAAGCCGTACCGTCGTTCGATCCGGACGCCCCGGACGAGGACGACGGTCCCGGGGCGACCATGCCCAACACGACGACGACGGAACTTTGA